The following are encoded together in the Lactuca sativa cultivar Salinas chromosome 1, Lsat_Salinas_v11, whole genome shotgun sequence genome:
- the LOC111916584 gene encoding zinc finger protein 8: MERLKTQTHDFLNEESFSRLPFSPHLPPKENSIRLFGKEFGGGDLATVITDESSSAKSTTTFIQNETKENGESCRKFECNYCCRNFPTSQALGGHQNAHRRERLQAKRPHILPFSIHRSSSKPQLHNAINNHNHNLTTTTTTTSPPYRHQSTIKNIIDYSNNLRFYGGKTSYTSHQTPINGRPLALWRFPMVVHNSTTFNHGSLLNSSDTGSRSGNLYMHELQQNIHDQVSLDLHL; the protein is encoded by the coding sequence ATGGAAAGGTTGAAAACACAAACTCATGATTTCTTGAACGAAGAATCTTTCTCTCGACTTCCCTTTTCCCCTCACTTGCCACCCAAAGAGAATTCAATTAGGCTGTTCGGGAAAGAATTTGGTGGCGGTGATCTGGCCACCGTTATCACCGACGAGTCTAGTTCAGCGAAAAGTACCACCACCTTTATCCAGAATGAAACCAAAGAAAACGGAGAAAGTTGCAGGAAATTTGAATGCAATTATTGTTGCAGGAACTTCCCTACATCTCAAGCCCTTGGAGGCCATCAAAACGCACACAGAAGGGAAAGATTACAGGCCAAGCGTCCACATATCCTACCCTTCTCGATCCACCGTAGCTCCTCCAAGCCACAACTGCATAATGCCATTAACAACCACAATCACAacctcaccaccaccaccaccaccacctcaccACCCTATCGCCATCAATCCACTATAAAAAACATCATCGACTATAGCAATAATTTAAGGTTTTATGGAGGAAAAACTTCTTACACTTCCCATCAAACACCCATCAACGGCAGGCCATTGGCGTTGTGGAGATTTCCCATGGTGGTGCACAACTCAACTACATTTAATCACGGCAGCTTGTTGAATTCCTCAGACACCGGATCGAGGTCTGGGAACCTATACATGCATGAATTGCAGCAAAACATTCATGATCAAGTTAGTTTGGATTTGCATCTTTAG